The following are from one region of the Erwinia billingiae Eb661 genome:
- the polA gene encoding DNA polymerase I, translated as MAQIAENPLILVDGSSYLYRAYHAFPPLTNSAGKPTGAMYGVLNMLRSLLLQYKPSHVAVVFDAKGKTFRDELFEAYKSHRPPMPDDLRAQIEPLHNMVRAMGLPLLAVSGVEADDVIGTLALEAGKKGKPVLISTGDKDMAQLVTPDITLINTMNNAILGPDEVVEKYGIPPELIIDFLALMGDASDNIPGVPGVGEKTAQALLQGLGGIKDIYANLDKVADLTFRGAKTMATKLEQNKEMALLSYQLATIKTDVELDLTSEQLTVNEPAVEELLGLFREYEFKRWITDLEEGKWLQGKKSHPAAQKALVEQVEEQVETTSTLSAEGYVTILDEETFESWLKQLKTSSLFAFDLETDSLDTLSANIVGISFAIEPGKAAYLPVAHDYLDAPAQLDRNSVLERLKPLLEDPALLKVGQNLKYDRGVLKNYDIELQGIKFDTMLESYALSSVGSRHDMDTLSSRWLNHKTVSFEEIAGKGKKQLTFNQIDLEQAAHYAAEDADVTLQLHLKMWPELEKEQGPKEVFENIEMPLLTVISRIERNGVLIDQGILAAHSKELTIRLAELEQKAHELAGEPFNLSSPKQLQTILFEKQGIKPTKKTPGGAPSTSEEVLAELALDYPLPKVILENRGLAKLKSTYTDKLPLMINPITGRVHTSYHQAVTATGRLSSTDPNLQNIPVRNEEGRRIRQAFIASKGHKIVAADYSQIELRIMAHLSQDKGLLSAFAEGMDIHRATAAEVFGMALDKVTGEQRRSAKAINFGLIYGMSAFGLSRQLNIGAGEAKKYMDLYFERYPGVLEYMESTRQQAAEKGYVSTLDGRRLYLPDINASNAMRRKAAERAAINAPMQGTAADIIKKAMIAVDGWLTPQSAPDVKMIMQVHDELVFEVKTSEVEAATAKIRDLMENSMKLDVPLQVDVGVGDNWEQAH; from the coding sequence ATGGCACAAATTGCAGAAAACCCGCTGATTCTGGTAGATGGCTCTTCTTACCTCTATCGCGCATACCACGCGTTCCCTCCGCTGACCAACAGCGCAGGAAAACCTACCGGCGCGATGTACGGTGTGCTGAATATGTTGCGCAGCCTGCTGCTGCAATATAAGCCCAGCCATGTAGCCGTGGTTTTTGATGCCAAAGGCAAAACCTTCCGCGATGAGCTTTTCGAAGCCTATAAATCCCACCGCCCACCGATGCCGGACGACCTGCGAGCGCAGATCGAGCCCTTGCATAATATGGTCAGAGCGATGGGCTTGCCTCTACTGGCCGTCAGTGGCGTGGAAGCCGATGACGTCATCGGTACGCTGGCGCTGGAAGCCGGTAAAAAAGGCAAGCCGGTATTAATCAGCACTGGCGATAAAGATATGGCGCAGCTGGTAACGCCAGATATCACCCTTATCAACACCATGAACAATGCGATCCTCGGCCCTGACGAAGTGGTGGAGAAATATGGCATTCCGCCTGAATTAATCATCGACTTCCTCGCGCTGATGGGCGACGCATCCGATAACATTCCCGGCGTACCGGGCGTGGGCGAGAAAACGGCTCAGGCGCTGCTGCAGGGGCTGGGCGGAATTAAAGATATCTATGCCAACCTGGATAAGGTCGCTGACCTGACGTTCCGTGGGGCAAAAACCATGGCCACCAAGCTGGAGCAAAATAAAGAGATGGCGCTGCTCTCTTACCAGCTGGCGACCATTAAAACGGATGTGGAATTAGATCTGACCAGTGAACAGCTGACGGTGAATGAGCCGGCGGTGGAAGAGTTACTGGGCCTGTTCCGCGAATATGAGTTCAAACGCTGGATCACCGACCTGGAAGAAGGAAAGTGGCTACAGGGTAAAAAGAGTCATCCTGCCGCGCAGAAAGCGCTGGTTGAACAGGTTGAAGAACAGGTCGAAACCACCAGTACGCTCTCTGCCGAAGGCTATGTCACTATTCTGGATGAAGAGACCTTCGAAAGCTGGCTGAAGCAACTCAAGACCAGTTCACTGTTTGCGTTCGATCTGGAAACCGACTCGCTGGATACGCTGAGCGCCAATATCGTGGGGATTTCCTTCGCCATTGAGCCAGGCAAAGCCGCCTATCTTCCCGTGGCGCATGATTATCTGGATGCGCCAGCCCAGCTGGATCGCAACAGCGTGCTGGAGCGCCTCAAGCCGCTGCTGGAAGATCCGGCGTTGCTGAAGGTGGGTCAGAACCTGAAATACGATCGCGGCGTGCTGAAGAACTACGACATCGAATTACAGGGCATCAAGTTCGACACCATGCTGGAGTCGTACGCGCTGAGCAGCGTGGGGAGCCGTCATGATATGGATACGCTCTCATCACGCTGGCTGAACCATAAAACGGTCTCCTTTGAGGAGATTGCCGGCAAAGGCAAAAAGCAGCTGACCTTTAACCAGATCGATCTGGAACAGGCCGCGCATTATGCTGCCGAAGATGCCGACGTAACGCTCCAGCTCCACCTGAAGATGTGGCCAGAACTGGAGAAAGAGCAGGGGCCGAAGGAGGTGTTCGAAAACATCGAAATGCCGCTGCTGACGGTGATCTCGCGCATTGAGCGTAATGGGGTGTTGATCGATCAGGGGATTCTGGCCGCCCATTCGAAAGAGCTGACCATTCGTCTGGCAGAGCTAGAGCAAAAAGCCCATGAACTGGCGGGTGAGCCGTTTAACCTCTCTTCGCCAAAGCAGCTGCAGACCATTCTCTTTGAGAAGCAGGGCATCAAGCCAACCAAGAAAACGCCTGGCGGCGCGCCGTCTACCAGTGAGGAAGTCCTTGCTGAGCTGGCGCTGGATTATCCTTTGCCGAAGGTGATCCTGGAGAACCGTGGCTTAGCCAAGCTGAAGTCGACCTACACTGACAAGCTGCCGTTGATGATTAATCCTATCACCGGACGCGTGCACACCTCTTATCATCAGGCGGTCACGGCCACCGGCCGACTCTCTTCTACCGATCCCAACCTGCAGAACATTCCGGTGAGAAACGAAGAAGGTCGCCGCATTCGTCAGGCTTTCATTGCTTCCAAAGGCCATAAGATTGTTGCCGCTGACTATTCTCAAATTGAGCTGCGCATTATGGCTCACCTGTCACAGGATAAGGGCTTGTTAAGCGCCTTTGCTGAAGGCATGGATATACACCGTGCGACGGCTGCCGAAGTCTTTGGCATGGCACTGGATAAAGTCACCGGCGAACAGCGACGCAGCGCGAAAGCGATCAACTTTGGCCTGATATATGGCATGAGCGCCTTTGGCCTCTCCCGTCAGCTGAATATTGGTGCAGGTGAAGCGAAGAAGTATATGGATCTGTACTTTGAACGCTATCCTGGCGTGTTGGAATATATGGAAAGCACCCGCCAGCAGGCCGCTGAAAAAGGCTATGTCTCAACGCTGGATGGCCGACGTCTCTATTTGCCGGATATCAATGCCAGTAATGCAATGCGCCGTAAGGCGGCCGAACGCGCAGCAATCAATGCGCCAATGCAGGGCACGGCGGCTGACATTATCAAAAAGGCGATGATTGCGGTCGATGGTTGGTTAACGCCGCAGTCAGCACCGGACGTGAAAATGATCATGCAGGTACACGATGAACTGGTCTTCGAAGTGAAAACCTCTGAAGTGGAGGCGGCCACGGCGAAAATTCGCGATCTGATGGAAAACAGCATGAAACTCGACGTTCCTCTGCAGGTGGATGTCGGCGTTGGCGATAACTGGGAACAGGCGCACTAA
- the yihA gene encoding ribosome biogenesis GTP-binding protein YihA/YsxC, producing the protein MSGWNYHVTHFVTSAPDIRHLPADTGLEVAFAGRSNAGKSSALNTLTNQKSLARTSKTPGRTQLINLFQVAEGYRLVDLPGYGYAEVPEEMKLKWQRALAEYLRDRQCLKGLVVLMDIRHPLKDLDQQMILWAVQSGIQVLVLLTKADKLASGARKAQLNAVRETAKGFIGDVRVEMFSSLKKIGVDKLSDQLNTWFSELPPAVEDEEQEAPAE; encoded by the coding sequence TTGTCTGGCTGGAATTATCACGTTACCCATTTTGTCACCAGTGCCCCTGACATTCGTCACCTTCCAGCCGATACCGGACTTGAAGTGGCTTTTGCCGGTCGTTCCAACGCGGGCAAATCCAGCGCACTGAATACGCTGACCAATCAAAAAAGCCTGGCACGTACCAGTAAAACCCCAGGCCGTACCCAGCTGATCAACCTTTTCCAGGTTGCTGAAGGCTATCGTCTGGTCGACTTACCGGGCTATGGTTATGCAGAAGTACCGGAAGAGATGAAGCTGAAGTGGCAGAGAGCGCTGGCAGAATATCTGCGCGATCGTCAGTGTCTGAAGGGCCTGGTGGTGCTGATGGATATCCGCCATCCGCTGAAGGACCTGGATCAGCAGATGATCCTGTGGGCAGTGCAGAGCGGCATTCAGGTGCTGGTGCTGTTGACCAAGGCCGACAAACTGGCTTCTGGCGCACGCAAAGCGCAGCTGAATGCAGTGCGTGAAACAGCCAAAGGGTTCATTGGGGATGTTCGGGTAGAGATGTTCTCTTCACTGAAGAAAATTGGCGTTGATAAACTGAGCGATCAGTTAAATACGTGGTTTAGCGAACTTCCGCCAGCAGTAGAAGACGAAGAACAAGAAGCGCCTGCAGAGTAA